One genomic region from Fictibacillus marinisediminis encodes:
- a CDS encoding DUF423 domain-containing protein: MKLFLILGAVNAALAVILGAFGAHGLEGKLSERMIEVYKTGVQYHMYHAIGLLIVGLLAGKLTNSGALHWSGWLMFIGIILFSGSLYALSTTGISKLGIITPFGGVAFIAGWVLFIIAAVKGL, from the coding sequence ATGAAGCTGTTTTTAATCTTGGGTGCCGTGAATGCTGCACTGGCGGTTATTCTGGGAGCTTTCGGTGCACATGGTCTGGAAGGAAAACTATCAGAGCGTATGATTGAAGTCTATAAAACGGGTGTACAGTATCATATGTATCACGCCATCGGACTCTTGATCGTCGGGCTTCTCGCGGGAAAACTGACAAACTCAGGAGCGCTGCATTGGTCAGGCTGGCTTATGTTCATTGGAATTATCCTGTTCTCCGGCAGCTTGTACGCATTAAGCACAACCGGTATTTCTAAGCTCGGCATCATCACCCCGTTTGGCGGAGTGGCATTTATTGCAGGCTGGGTGCTATTCATTATCGCAGCTGTAAAAGGGCTGTAA